TTATAATTTAAATAGGAAGAAGTACAGTGATGGTTTTAAACAATTATTAAGTGCAATGGTAAAAGCACATATACTAAACAATGAAACATATTTCATAAACTGCACAGGTCTCTTTGCACATTTCCAAGCATATGCGTCTCCAGAGACCAGAGAAGAGTATTTTAAACTATTAGAAAAGGTGTGGTTAGACAATGTTGAAAAAAATGGCACTGTTAATCGTTGCGAGTAGCTTTTTATTTTTTATAACTGGTCCCGTCCTGACGCAACATATTCAGATCCTTGTACAAATTGGAGGTGCTTAAGCACAAAACTCTGCTAGCCTTATGGTTAGCAGATTTTTTTAGTTAAAGGAATTGTTACACTACGCGCCGAATGAGTCACTGAAGTGATCAGTTTTGAAGCATACATATAAATATTTTGATGGCACAAAGTTACTTCGACACACTTAGAATAGTAGATTTATTATGTAATCATTCCAATATTCTGAGAGGGGATATTATTACTGGTGATGAAACTGCAGAAGCATACGGGAGAATAGACGACAAAAAATAGATTACTATAGAGAAATTAATATATTGTATGAAGCGACAAGAGTGACACAAGGCATACCGTAATCATAGTGAAGCTGGGGCCGTGACCCAAAAGATCGTGTTACGCCGCCTGGAGTGTAAATAGGTACTGTATGGAACACTGAGCCTCAGATTAATCTGAGGCTTATTTTTATGTGGACCAATTTACGAACTTATCAGTGTGACTGATAACGCGTGGGCTATCATCGTTATAAAGAACGAAATCACAAAGCTGAATGGGTTCGCTGCTGCTTTTTGGTGACTCATTCCGTTCATTGATTTAGCAAAAGATATGCTTGTATGTAGTGCGGGGTTTGCGTTATTGATGATTAATGCTTCATTCATTGCCATCTTATCCCTTCATCAATCATTTCTTATGGAAGGAATCCCTTCTGTTCCAGCAAATCCTCTGTGACCTTCCACAGTTTTTGCTGCATCTTGGAATCTCCTCCAGGTGAGACTGGTTGAATAGATTTCCCAGTTCCGACGTTAAAGTATCCACCTGTTTTTTTATGATATTCCGGATCTACAATTAATCGGGTGATGATATCTGCTCCTCTTCGCGGATCTCCAAGATGAAGGATTTTCAACAATCGTTCTAATAGAGGGGCAAACCAAAGTTCTCGTCCCAATCCGGTAACATTGAATCCTGGATTTAGTGCATTTACGCTGATTCCCGTATCCGACCATCGTCTTGCCAGTTCAGCAGTGAACATAATATTCAATAATTTGGTCTTTCCATAGATGGGCGATGAGCCACGAGCGGTAAAGGCAGTTGTATCCGTTAAATCCTCGGGGAGCTTCAAAACTCCATGACGGCGTGAAGCTTCGGAGGCAACATTGACAACTCTGGCCTTGCCTACGTTCTGCAGGCACGGTTTTAGTGTATATGTTAACAGCCACGGCGATAAATAATTTATGGCAACCATTTCAGGAAACCCCTCGGGAGTGACGCGTTGCTCAAAAGCATGGATACCCGCATTGTTTAACAGCACATCAATATTAGAGTATGCGGCGGCTATCTCATCCCCGATTCGTTTAACATCCTTCAGTACCGATAAATCTCCATAAAAAAAGTCAACCTT
This window of the Paenibacillus polymyxa genome carries:
- a CDS encoding SDR family NAD(P)-dependent oxidoreductase, which gives rise to MSKNTTVVITGATSGLGQLVAVELGKRGCFDLVLTARSRERAEATRKQIELVSPSAKVDFFYGDLSVLKDVKRIGDEIAAAYSNIDVLLNNAGIHAFEQRVTPEGFPEMVAINYLSPWLLTYTLKPCLQNVGKARVVNVASEASRRHGVLKLPEDLTDTTAFTARGSSPIYGKTKLLNIMFTAELARRWSDTGISVNALNPGFNVTGLGRELWFAPLLERLLKILHLGDPRRGADIITRLIVDPEYHKKTGGYFNVGTGKSIQPVSPGGDSKMQQKLWKVTEDLLEQKGFLP